A stretch of the Actinomycetota bacterium genome encodes the following:
- a CDS encoding YibE/F family protein: MTAITVVLAIALAIGVIVLWPGELRELDSQGILNRGAVFPATVVSLEYGPCSNADPTSGTECRTIGLELGGGPDEGSTASIEVPDVGTSIEVAEGDRVVLAYQPDAPRGLQYSLVDRDRRPTLLLLAGLFALVVILLGRLRGIAALVGLIGTVVILLTFVLPSILDGASPVWAAVVGAGVVAYIVLYLAHGFSVRTTVALLGTLSGLALTAVLADVFVGLAHLSGLGSEEAGIVTALGIDLDLSGLVLAGMIIGAMGAIDDVAVTQASAVWELATTDPTMRRRDLARAGMRVGRDHVGSIVNTLVLAYAGASLPLLIVFTLSEQSLGIAANGEVLATEIIRTLVGSIGLVAAVPITTWLAARVVVDTVSSGAGGPPPSSR, from the coding sequence TTGACCGCGATCACCGTCGTCTTGGCGATCGCGCTGGCGATTGGAGTGATCGTCCTGTGGCCGGGCGAACTCCGCGAGCTCGACTCGCAAGGGATCCTCAACCGGGGGGCGGTCTTCCCGGCGACCGTGGTCTCACTCGAATACGGTCCGTGCTCGAACGCCGATCCGACCAGCGGAACCGAATGCCGGACCATCGGGCTTGAGCTCGGTGGGGGGCCCGACGAGGGATCGACCGCGTCGATCGAGGTGCCCGATGTCGGAACCTCCATCGAGGTCGCCGAGGGTGATCGGGTGGTGCTGGCCTACCAGCCTGACGCTCCCAGAGGCCTTCAGTACTCGCTCGTGGATCGGGACCGAAGGCCGACGTTGCTGCTGCTCGCCGGACTGTTTGCTCTGGTCGTGATCCTGCTGGGCAGGCTGCGCGGCATCGCGGCTCTCGTTGGGCTCATCGGCACGGTCGTCATCCTCCTCACCTTCGTGTTGCCCTCGATCCTCGACGGTGCTTCTCCTGTGTGGGCCGCTGTCGTGGGTGCAGGGGTCGTCGCCTATATCGTTCTCTACCTTGCCCACGGCTTCTCGGTGCGCACGACGGTCGCCCTGCTTGGGACCTTGTCGGGCCTCGCCTTGACCGCTGTGCTCGCCGACGTCTTCGTCGGACTCGCCCACCTGTCGGGTTTGGGGAGTGAAGAGGCGGGCATCGTCACCGCGCTCGGCATCGACCTCGATCTATCAGGACTGGTCCTCGCCGGCATGATCATCGGCGCCATGGGTGCGATCGACGACGTTGCGGTTACGCAGGCATCCGCTGTATGGGAGTTGGCCACGACCGACCCAACGATGCGACGACGTGACCTCGCAAGGGCAGGGATGCGAGTCGGGCGCGATCACGTCGGCTCGATCGTGAATACGCTCGTGCTCGCGTACGCGGGCGCGTCGCTCCCGCTGCTGATCGTGTTCACCCTCTCCGAGCAGTCGCTCGGGATCGCCGCGAACGGCGAGGTTCTCGCCACGGAGATCATCCGTACCCTCGTTGGCTCGATCGGCCTCGTCGCCGCAGTTCCGATCACGACGTGGCTCGCCGCCCGCGTGGTTGTCGACACGGTCAGCTCAGGTGCAGGCGGTCCGCCACCCTCGTCGAGGTAG
- a CDS encoding ATP-binding protein, translating to MDELEQAVEIGIEGLRDLVFEIQPPALGRRRLGVAIEGLLARHADTCGYRWSVQDRLPSQPPEGLYGVALGVAHEAIDNVRQHAQAETVSVSLQERDGGIYVEVVDDGRGLSPSDLSEPLWG from the coding sequence TTGGACGAGTTGGAGCAGGCCGTCGAGATCGGCATCGAGGGACTCCGCGACCTTGTGTTCGAGATCCAACCGCCCGCCCTGGGGCGCCGCCGCCTCGGCGTCGCGATCGAGGGACTCCTCGCTCGTCATGCCGACACGTGCGGCTACCGCTGGTCGGTTCAGGACCGGCTTCCGTCGCAACCACCGGAGGGTCTGTACGGCGTGGCACTCGGCGTCGCGCACGAAGCGATCGACAACGTCCGGCAGCACGCGCAGGCGGAAACCGTCTCCGTCTCCTTGCAGGAACGGGACGGAGGGATCTACGTCGAGGTCGTCGACGACGGTCGTGGTCTGTCGCCGTCGGACCTGTCAGAGCCGCTGTGGGGCTAG
- a CDS encoding cation:proton antiporter: MIEATFLLELGGIVVGLAVLARIAARWGLPAAPLFLVAGLAFGKGGVFPLITAREFVEFGAEIGLILLLFMLGLEYSAAELTAGIRRHAPSGAVDFLLNFPPGFLAGLLLGWGPIAAVFLGGITYISSSGIVARLLDDLRWVGNREAPVVISILVIEDLVMAVYLSVIAVLVSGVGPVDGIVTLTLALGAVSVLFLVAYRWGDVLSELIFSHSDQTLVLTILGITFLVAGIAQQIGISAAVGAFIVGLMLSGPSADRARDLLSPMRDLFAAVFFVFFGLSIDPASILPALPVAAALAVVTAGTKLATGWWSARREGIRTRGRFRAGAALIARGEFSIAIAGIGVAGGIAADLGSLAGAYVLILAIAGPLIARVIDPIVAAVLARRDATSRARRATP, encoded by the coding sequence GTGATCGAAGCCACCTTCCTGCTGGAACTCGGCGGGATCGTGGTGGGGCTCGCGGTGCTCGCGCGCATCGCCGCCCGATGGGGACTCCCCGCAGCACCACTGTTCCTCGTGGCCGGTCTGGCGTTCGGTAAGGGCGGCGTGTTCCCCCTGATCACCGCGAGGGAGTTCGTCGAGTTCGGCGCGGAGATCGGACTGATCCTGCTGTTGTTCATGCTCGGGCTCGAGTACTCGGCCGCCGAGCTCACGGCCGGCATCCGCCGGCACGCGCCGTCGGGCGCGGTGGACTTCCTGCTGAACTTCCCTCCCGGCTTCCTGGCGGGACTGCTGCTCGGATGGGGACCGATCGCCGCCGTCTTCCTCGGCGGGATCACCTACATCTCTTCGTCGGGGATCGTGGCGCGCTTGTTGGACGACCTGCGGTGGGTGGGCAACCGCGAGGCCCCCGTCGTGATCTCGATCCTCGTGATCGAGGACCTCGTGATGGCGGTGTACCTCTCGGTGATCGCGGTGCTGGTGAGTGGGGTCGGGCCCGTCGACGGCATCGTCACCCTCACCCTTGCGCTGGGAGCGGTCTCCGTGCTGTTCCTCGTCGCCTACCGATGGGGGGATGTCCTCAGTGAGCTGATCTTCAGCCACTCCGACCAGACGCTGGTGTTGACGATCCTCGGCATCACCTTCCTCGTCGCCGGGATCGCCCAGCAGATCGGCATCTCCGCGGCGGTCGGCGCCTTCATCGTGGGATTGATGCTGTCCGGACCGTCGGCGGATCGAGCCCGGGACCTGCTGAGCCCGATGCGCGACCTGTTCGCGGCCGTCTTCTTCGTCTTCTTCGGCTTGTCGATCGACCCCGCCTCGATCCTGCCGGCTCTCCCCGTCGCCGCGGCGCTCGCGGTGGTCACGGCGGGAACGAAGCTCGCGACCGGATGGTGGAGCGCTCGGCGCGAGGGGATCCGGACGCGCGGCCGCTTCCGGGCCGGAGCGGCGTTGATCGCGCGCGGAGAGTTCTCGATCGCGATCGCCGGCATAGGCGTGGCGGGTGGCATCGCGGCGGACCTCGGTTCGCTCGCGGGCGCCTACGTGTTGATCCTCGCGATCGCCGGTCCGCTGATCGCCCGCGTGATCGACCCGATCGTCGCCGCGGTCCTAGCGCGGCGCGACGCTACGTCTCGAGCTCGGCGAGCCACTCCCTGA
- the fdhA gene encoding formaldehyde dehydrogenase, glutathione-independent: MADNRGVAYIEPGKVELQDIDYPKLALGNRKCEHGVILKTVATNICGSDQHMVRGRTTAPAGLVLGHEITGEVVEKGRDVEFIEVGDLVSVPFNIACGRCRNCKDGKTGICLNVNPARPGAAYGYVDMGGWIGGQAEYVMVPYADWNLLKFPDKDQAMTKIKDLTLLSDILPTGFHGAVTAGVGPGSTVYVAGAGPVGLACATGAQLLGAAVVIVGDMIDERLAQARSFGCETIDLKGAPLADQIEQILGVPEVDSSVDCVGFEARGHGGDTVVEKPATVLNSVMEITRAGGAIGIPGLYVTGDPGAVDDDAKIGQLGIRIGLGWAKSHVFATGQCPVMKYHRGLMMAILHDKVHPARNVNVETISLDEAPRGYADFDKGAAKKFVIDPHSLIAN, encoded by the coding sequence ATGGCAGACAACCGCGGCGTCGCATACATCGAGCCCGGGAAGGTCGAGCTGCAAGACATCGACTACCCGAAGCTTGCTCTCGGCAACCGCAAGTGTGAACACGGTGTCATCCTCAAGACCGTCGCCACGAACATCTGCGGCAGCGACCAGCACATGGTGCGCGGGCGCACGACGGCCCCGGCCGGGCTCGTCCTCGGCCACGAGATCACCGGTGAGGTGGTCGAGAAGGGCCGCGACGTCGAGTTCATCGAGGTCGGGGATCTCGTCTCGGTCCCGTTCAACATCGCCTGCGGGCGGTGCCGCAACTGCAAGGACGGCAAGACCGGCATCTGCTTGAACGTGAACCCCGCCCGCCCCGGCGCGGCCTACGGCTACGTCGACATGGGGGGCTGGATCGGCGGGCAGGCCGAGTACGTGATGGTCCCCTACGCGGACTGGAACCTGCTGAAGTTCCCCGACAAGGACCAGGCCATGACGAAGATCAAGGACCTGACCCTGCTCTCGGACATCCTCCCGACCGGGTTCCATGGAGCGGTTACGGCGGGTGTGGGACCGGGCTCGACGGTGTACGTCGCCGGGGCCGGGCCGGTCGGGCTCGCCTGTGCCACGGGAGCGCAGCTGTTGGGCGCGGCCGTCGTGATCGTCGGTGACATGATCGACGAGCGGCTCGCACAGGCCCGCAGCTTCGGCTGCGAGACGATCGACCTCAAGGGCGCGCCGCTGGCCGATCAGATCGAGCAGATCCTCGGCGTCCCCGAGGTCGACAGCTCGGTGGACTGCGTGGGGTTCGAGGCACGCGGTCACGGCGGAGACACCGTGGTCGAGAAGCCGGCCACCGTGCTGAACTCCGTCATGGAGATCACGCGCGCCGGCGGGGCGATCGGGATCCCGGGGTTGTACGTGACCGGCGACCCGGGCGCCGTCGACGACGACGCCAAGATCGGACAGCTCGGTATCCGGATCGGGTTGGGCTGGGCGAAGTCGCACGTGTTCGCGACGGGTCAGTGTCCGGTGATGAAGTACCACCGGGGCCTGATGATGGCGATCCTGCACGACAAGGTGCATCCCGCCAGGAACGTGAACGTTGAAACGATCTCACTCGACGAGGCCCCCAGAGGCTACGCCGACTTCGACAAGGGAGCCGCCAAGAAGTTCGTCATCGACCCGCACAGCCTGATCGCGAACTAG
- a CDS encoding sigma-70 family RNA polymerase sigma factor, whose product MRTGQADADPSSLEARPFARFFEDEYPRLVRLIYAVTLDVAEAEDVSQEAMVRAYERWDRVQAMSSPEGYVYSTALNLQRKRLHHLKVRARNLLHLDRRSPMESHVPGEILSALASISPGQRAAIVLVEWLGMNSEEAAETLRISPGSVRSRVHRAKQTLRASLGSDEDA is encoded by the coding sequence ATGAGGACAGGTCAGGCCGACGCGGACCCCTCAAGCCTCGAAGCTCGGCCCTTCGCGCGCTTCTTTGAAGACGAGTACCCACGATTGGTGCGTCTGATCTACGCCGTGACTCTCGACGTGGCCGAGGCGGAAGACGTGTCTCAGGAGGCGATGGTGCGTGCCTACGAGCGATGGGATCGCGTCCAGGCGATGAGTTCCCCGGAGGGGTACGTCTATTCAACCGCCCTGAATCTCCAGCGCAAACGACTGCATCACCTGAAAGTGCGTGCGCGAAATCTGCTTCACCTCGATCGCCGCTCGCCGATGGAGTCGCACGTACCCGGCGAGATCCTGTCAGCCCTGGCCTCGATCTCGCCCGGACAGCGAGCAGCGATCGTTCTCGTGGAGTGGCTCGGCATGAATTCCGAAGAGGCGGCCGAGACTCTTCGAATATCACCGGGGTCGGTGCGAAGCCGTGTCCATCGGGCCAAGCAGACGCTGCGGGCGAGTCTAGGGAGTGATGAGGATGCG
- a CDS encoding DUF1761 domain-containing protein — protein sequence MTFELLGELNWLAVIVAALAYFAIGALWYSPPVLGNRWQAAAGTSTPAGGDGPGPAVYLVPLVGSALSAIALGMITEATGTDTVSEGLVLGLVVGIGFAIGIAMVTATFETSKPKPMTWGAINAGYHVVGNLAAAVILAVWN from the coding sequence GTGACCTTCGAGCTCTTGGGTGAGCTGAACTGGCTGGCCGTCATCGTGGCCGCGCTCGCGTACTTCGCGATCGGAGCCCTCTGGTACTCGCCGCCGGTGCTCGGGAACCGGTGGCAAGCGGCGGCAGGCACCTCGACCCCGGCGGGTGGCGACGGGCCCGGCCCGGCCGTCTACCTCGTGCCGCTGGTCGGGAGCGCCCTGTCGGCGATCGCGCTGGGCATGATCACCGAGGCGACGGGGACCGACACCGTGAGCGAAGGACTCGTCCTGGGACTCGTCGTCGGGATCGGCTTCGCGATCGGGATCGCGATGGTCACCGCGACGTTCGAGACGAGCAAGCCCAAGCCGATGACCTGGGGCGCGATCAACGCGGGCTATCACGTCGTCGGCAACCTCGCCGCCGCCGTGATCCTCGCGGTTTGGAACTGA
- a CDS encoding DUF6036 family nucleotidyltransferase, which translates to MDTTPGWGSAALRALSEQLQDSDARFELVVVGGSALVALGLVSRVTRDIDVVGILAQGELVPADPLPEPLVAAGARVARDLGLPPDWLNAGPTALLDFGLPSGFLDRVHRVDVGPSLAVLYADRFDQIHLKLYAMVDQAGGRHEDDLRALTPTPDELLIAARWTRTHDPSPGFRGQLSLALERLGVDDADVE; encoded by the coding sequence ATGGATACGACTCCGGGGTGGGGATCGGCCGCGCTCAGAGCCCTCTCCGAGCAACTCCAGGACTCCGACGCTCGATTCGAGTTGGTCGTCGTCGGTGGCTCTGCGCTCGTGGCGCTGGGATTGGTGTCCCGCGTCACACGCGACATTGATGTTGTCGGCATCCTGGCACAAGGTGAGTTGGTTCCTGCGGATCCGCTCCCCGAACCTCTCGTCGCCGCGGGTGCGCGGGTTGCGCGGGATCTCGGGCTGCCACCCGATTGGCTCAATGCCGGCCCGACCGCTCTCTTGGACTTTGGTCTTCCCTCGGGTTTCCTCGATCGGGTCCATCGCGTAGACGTCGGGCCGAGTCTCGCCGTCCTGTACGCCGATCGCTTCGACCAGATCCATCTGAAGTTGTACGCGATGGTCGATCAGGCGGGAGGGCGGCACGAGGACGACCTTCGGGCCCTTACCCCGACGCCCGACGAGTTGTTGATCGCGGCTCGCTGGACGAGGACGCACGACCCCTCGCCAGGGTTCCGTGGACAGCTGTCCCTCGCGCTCGAGCGGCTTGGAGTGGACGATGCCGACGTCGAGTAG
- a CDS encoding heme-binding protein produces MAALNTKDISLEQAQVALMAAVAKSDEIGTKMDIAVVDAGGNLKAFCRQDGAWLGSIDISQKKARTARGFDMNSGDIGGLSQPGGPLYNIEHSNGGLITFPGGVPIKDGDTIIGAIGVSGSSVEDDHTVAQAGADAVS; encoded by the coding sequence ATGGCTGCGCTCAACACGAAAGACATCAGCCTCGAACAGGCTCAGGTCGCGCTCATGGCGGCCGTCGCGAAGTCCGACGAGATCGGCACGAAGATGGACATCGCCGTCGTCGATGCCGGCGGCAACCTCAAGGCGTTCTGTCGTCAGGACGGTGCGTGGCTCGGCAGCATCGACATCTCCCAGAAGAAGGCTCGCACCGCTCGAGGGTTCGACATGAACAGCGGCGACATCGGCGGACTGTCCCAGCCAGGCGGGCCCCTGTACAACATCGAGCACTCCAACGGCGGTCTGATCACGTTTCCCGGCGGGGTTCCGATCAAGGACGGCGACACGATCATCGGGGCGATCGGCGTCTCGGGCTCCAGCGTCGAGGACGACCACACGGTCGCGCAGGCGGGGGCGGACGCGGTCAGCTGA
- a CDS encoding maleylpyruvate isomerase N-terminal domain-containing protein, with translation MTTKQDVTRREAEAWARFQDAVNAVPEERRETPALEAGWSAKDVVWHVAFWWRDVIRASREGWRGEEASTDDVNLREQQRSRSLPMVEVLAEVDDVRRQLLAAWAEAEATDEAIEYFTSETIEHYEEHQAPLLAFAADPNVRSRGG, from the coding sequence ATGACGACGAAGCAGGATGTGACACGACGGGAAGCGGAGGCGTGGGCCCGGTTCCAGGACGCCGTGAACGCCGTACCCGAGGAGCGACGGGAGACGCCGGCTCTCGAGGCTGGATGGTCGGCGAAGGACGTCGTATGGCACGTCGCGTTCTGGTGGAGAGATGTCATCCGCGCCTCGCGCGAGGGATGGCGAGGGGAGGAAGCCAGCACCGACGACGTGAACCTGAGGGAGCAGCAGCGGTCGCGGTCCCTGCCGATGGTCGAGGTGCTCGCGGAGGTCGACGACGTTCGGAGGCAGCTGCTGGCGGCCTGGGCCGAAGCCGAGGCGACAGACGAGGCGATCGAGTACTTCACCAGCGAGACGATCGAACACTACGAGGAGCACCAGGCACCGCTGCTGGCGTTCGCCGCCGACCCGAACGTCAGGTCGCGCGGCGGGTAG
- a CDS encoding serine hydrolase domain-containing protein has protein sequence MDADLQASIDRIADESGYSGVVHVSRQGRLLYERASGLADRAHGIPNTTDTRFAIASGTKGFTALAVMALVSDGTLTLETSVRDLLNDDLELIDPAVTVEHLLAHTSGIGDYIDESAGCEISDYVMGVPVHRLARAADFRAAVRGRPAAFGVGDRFAYNNSGYVVLALVVEAASGLDYHDVLGRRVFDAAGMASTGFPRSDELPGSAALCYLEVDGSRRTNQLHMPVRGVGDGGAYSTLADLATFWPALFAGAIVPSPIVDEMVRPRNDVPSEGKRYGLGFWLRPDRDTAMLEGYDAGVSFRSAYDPESKLHYTVISNTSEGAWPLVEVLDEMLPGLATG, from the coding sequence ATGGATGCAGACCTGCAGGCGTCGATCGACCGCATCGCGGACGAAAGCGGCTACTCCGGTGTCGTGCACGTCTCCCGCCAGGGTCGGCTGCTGTACGAACGCGCGTCCGGTCTCGCCGATCGGGCCCACGGCATCCCGAACACCACCGACACGCGGTTCGCGATCGCGAGCGGTACGAAAGGGTTCACCGCCCTCGCGGTGATGGCGCTCGTATCCGATGGAACGCTCACCCTCGAGACCTCGGTCCGCGACCTGCTGAACGACGACCTCGAGCTGATCGATCCCGCCGTCACCGTGGAGCATCTGCTCGCGCACACCTCGGGGATCGGCGACTACATCGACGAATCCGCCGGCTGCGAGATCAGCGACTACGTCATGGGGGTCCCCGTGCACCGCCTCGCACGCGCGGCCGACTTTCGCGCTGCCGTCCGCGGACGCCCGGCCGCGTTCGGCGTTGGAGATCGCTTCGCCTACAACAACAGTGGCTACGTCGTCCTCGCCCTCGTCGTCGAAGCGGCGAGCGGTCTCGACTACCACGACGTCCTAGGGAGACGGGTCTTCGACGCCGCCGGCATGGCCTCGACCGGGTTCCCGCGATCCGACGAGCTGCCCGGGTCGGCGGCGCTCTGTTACCTCGAAGTCGACGGCTCCCGGCGAACCAATCAGCTCCACATGCCGGTTCGTGGCGTGGGCGACGGCGGCGCGTACTCGACCCTGGCCGATCTCGCCACGTTCTGGCCCGCGCTGTTCGCCGGGGCGATCGTCCCGTCACCGATCGTCGACGAGATGGTCCGGCCGCGCAACGACGTTCCCTCGGAGGGGAAGCGGTACGGGCTCGGCTTCTGGCTCCGCCCGGACCGGGACACTGCGATGCTCGAGGGATACGACGCCGGCGTCTCGTTCCGTTCCGCCTACGATCCCGAGTCGAAGCTGCACTACACCGTGATCTCGAACACCTCGGAGGGTGCGTGGCCCCTCGTAGAGGTACTCGACGAGATGCTTCCGGGCCTCGCGACGGGGTAG
- a CDS encoding cation:proton antiporter regulatory subunit has translation MAVVSETPLPGLGVRFEFSTETGTRLGVLQRQGGRIDLLIYDENDPDTAKESISLDEEDARTLAELLGSSRVVEDLGRLRQQIEGLAIDWLPIREGPFAGRTIGDTEARTRTGVSIVAVVRGDDPIPAPGPEQPLEFGDTLVVVGTPRGIEQLVVRLRTG, from the coding sequence ATGGCGGTCGTGAGCGAAACCCCCTTGCCCGGGCTCGGCGTACGTTTCGAGTTCTCGACGGAGACCGGAACCCGTCTGGGTGTGCTCCAACGGCAGGGTGGCCGGATCGACCTGCTTATCTACGACGAGAACGACCCCGACACCGCGAAGGAGTCGATCTCCCTCGACGAGGAGGACGCCCGCACCCTCGCGGAGCTGCTGGGCTCCTCGCGGGTCGTCGAGGACCTGGGACGGCTCCGCCAGCAGATCGAAGGCCTGGCGATCGACTGGCTGCCGATCCGCGAGGGCCCGTTCGCCGGACGAACGATCGGCGACACAGAGGCGCGGACCCGCACGGGCGTATCGATCGTGGCGGTGGTCCGGGGGGACGATCCGATCCCCGCGCCCGGGCCCGAGCAACCCCTGGAGTTCGGCGACACCCTGGTGGTCGTCGGCACCCCGCGTGGGATCGAACAGCTCGTCGTTCGTTTGCGGACGGGTTGA
- a CDS encoding ClbS/DfsB family four-helix bundle protein, which yields MSTSQTRTQLLAEEDRWWGELHALVDAMPLDRIATPGYFAEGWSAKDLLAHIGSWLALAGAVLERIRFGTYVPDEIDIDAINAEFYEDMKDVPFETVRGQANAARTRMLGAWGALPEDTHEADGWIRKAGPEHYAEHLPRLREWLAELET from the coding sequence ATGTCCACATCGCAGACCCGCACCCAGTTGCTGGCCGAGGAGGATCGATGGTGGGGCGAGCTGCATGCCCTCGTCGACGCGATGCCACTCGACCGGATCGCGACGCCCGGGTACTTCGCCGAAGGATGGTCGGCCAAGGACCTCCTCGCTCACATCGGGAGCTGGCTCGCCCTGGCGGGGGCGGTCCTGGAGCGGATCCGGTTCGGCACCTACGTCCCCGACGAGATCGACATCGACGCGATCAACGCGGAGTTCTACGAGGACATGAAGGACGTTCCGTTCGAGACGGTGCGGGGCCAGGCCAACGCGGCGCGCACGCGCATGCTCGGCGCGTGGGGAGCGTTGCCCGAGGACACGCACGAAGCCGACGGGTGGATCCGCAAGGCGGGACCGGAGCACTACGCCGAGCACCTGCCGAGGCTCAGGGAGTGGCTCGCCGAGCTCGAGACGTAG
- a CDS encoding Xaa-Pro peptidase family protein: MVGASEHDRADLAAEVDLVTLDAGRLARMQRAMASHDLEACLFFKPANVRYTTGSSIMTTYCLGNLVRCALVPAEGTPILYEHGGTTHLSSLRAPDVREMHPWEYSDDPRADLRAWAGQIADGLRELGVSSRRLGTDRTAPAPTRALEDRGLSLVDTDTLTLDARAVKTEPELELLRRNGRLAVAMLERFEHAIVPGVREIDLLAELTDELLRGGGEYLITRACVSGPNTNPWNLEATDRVVEDGDLVFVDTDAIGIEGYFADVSRTFLAGDRAPTRAQLDAYRAAYDWLAATRELLGPGPTMREFSERAPRLPERYRAQRYECLAHSAGLEDEGPSIAWPEDPHPNPDRLLEPGMVLCLEVYCGELGGRDGVKLEDQVEITATGCSVQAPYPFSERLLR, encoded by the coding sequence GTGGTAGGCGCCTCCGAACACGACCGAGCGGATCTCGCGGCCGAGGTCGATCTCGTGACGTTGGACGCCGGGCGTCTCGCGCGGATGCAACGCGCGATGGCGTCCCATGACCTCGAGGCGTGTCTGTTCTTCAAGCCGGCCAACGTTCGCTACACGACCGGGTCCTCGATCATGACCACCTACTGCCTCGGAAACCTCGTGCGGTGCGCGCTCGTTCCCGCGGAGGGAACCCCGATCCTCTACGAGCACGGGGGCACGACCCATCTCTCGTCGCTGCGCGCGCCGGACGTGCGGGAGATGCATCCCTGGGAGTACTCCGACGATCCGCGCGCCGACCTTCGGGCATGGGCCGGGCAGATCGCCGACGGGCTCCGCGAGCTGGGGGTCTCGTCGCGCCGGCTCGGAACCGACCGGACCGCGCCGGCACCCACCCGCGCCCTGGAGGACCGAGGGCTGTCCCTGGTCGATACCGACACCCTCACGCTGGATGCACGCGCGGTGAAGACGGAGCCCGAGCTCGAGCTCCTCCGCCGCAACGGCCGCCTGGCCGTCGCGATGCTCGAGCGTTTCGAGCACGCGATCGTTCCCGGGGTGCGCGAGATCGACCTGCTCGCCGAGCTGACCGACGAGCTGTTACGCGGGGGCGGGGAGTACCTGATCACCCGAGCGTGCGTCTCGGGGCCGAACACGAACCCCTGGAACCTCGAAGCGACCGATCGCGTGGTCGAGGACGGTGATCTGGTGTTCGTGGACACCGACGCGATCGGCATCGAGGGCTACTTCGCCGACGTGTCGCGGACGTTCCTCGCCGGGGATCGAGCACCGACGCGTGCCCAGCTCGATGCGTATCGCGCGGCCTACGACTGGCTCGCGGCGACGCGTGAGCTGCTCGGTCCCGGCCCGACGATGCGGGAGTTCTCGGAGCGGGCACCCCGCTTGCCGGAGCGCTACCGCGCGCAGCGCTACGAGTGCCTCGCCCACTCGGCCGGGCTCGAGGACGAGGGACCGTCGATCGCGTGGCCGGAGGATCCCCACCCGAACCCGGACCGCCTGCTCGAGCCCGGGATGGTCCTGTGCCTGGAGGTCTACTGCGGCGAGCTCGGCGGCCGTGACGGCGTCAAGCTCGAGGACCAGGTGGAGATCACCGCCACCGGCTGCAGCGTGCAGGCTCCCTATCCGTTCTCGGAGCGCTTGCTGCGCTGA